GGAGGTGCGCACAGGCGTTCCCTTCGGGTTCGGGATGAGGGGGGTCCGGCGCGGGATCCGCGCCGAGGCTTTGGTAAGCCTGGCCTAATCTAACAGAAAGTTAGGCAAGCCTCAGTCCCGAGGCCGACGTTTGAAGCCGGCGCACGAAAAACCGGCCGGGCCCCGAAGGACCCGACCGGTTCAGGAAGTCAGCGCGCGCTCAGAGAGCGCGGATGTTCGCCGCCTGCATGCCCTTGGGGCCACGCTCAGCGTCGAATTCGACCTTCTGGTTCTCGCGGAGCTCCTTGAAACCGGAGCCGGCGATAGCCGAGTAGTGGGCGAAAAGGTCGTCCGAGCCGTCATCGGGAGCGATGAAGCCGAAGCCCTTTTCCGCGTTGAACCATTTCACAGTGCCAGTGGCCATGTGTTTCTACTTTCTGTTGACTTAGCCGTTCTCACGGCCTACGCCGAGTCGGAACATCCGACACGCGCGCTTGCTCAAGGTACCACGGCTGGCTGACGCGCAGCAGTGAACCTCGGATTCTGTTGGATCAGGGCCGCTTCCGTGCGCGTGCTCACGCCGAGTTTGCGCAGCACCGCCGACACGTGGACGCTCACGGTCTTGACGCTGATGAACAGCCGCTCGCCGATCTGACGGTTGCTCAGCCCCTCGGCGATCAGCTCGAGCACCTGGCGTTCCCGGGCGGTGAGGAGGTCGGCATCCGTCGCGGAGGGAGAGGTGCTGAGCCCCGCAGCGTCGGCGAAGGTCGCGACGGACCGCTGCAGCTGCACGTGCCCGAGGCGATCGGCGATGTCGGCGGCCTCGGCGAGCACCCGTGCGGCCCCGGTGCGGTCTCCCTCGCTCACGCGAAGGCGAGCGAGCTCGAGCCGCGCCGCGGCACGGAAGACGACCGGCACGTCGTCGCCGTCGGCGAGCGCGACCGCCGCGGCGAGCGCCTCGCCCGTGGGCTCCAGGAATGCGTGCAGGATGTCGGACCAGACCGAGACCCGCAGCTCCGAGGTCTGGGCGGCCCACGCCGCGCGGATCGTCTCGACCGCGGCTCCGACGTCTTCGCCGGCGGCACGCAGCTCGGCGATGATCCACCCGGACTGGAGCAGGATCCGACGCTGGTGGAGCAGTGCCGGCCCCTCGTCGGCCAGCATCGCGAGGATCACGTCGAGAGCACCGTCCAGGTCTCCGGCGCTCTCAGCCACGGAGACCTGCATCACGGTGATGTCGTACCAGATCTGCCGTTCGACGGTGCCCGTCTCGCGGAAGGCCGGCAGGGATTCGATGAGCAGCTCGGCGGCTTCCTCGTGTCGTCCGCGCCACGACAGCACACGCACTCGCGTCATCGTGGTGTACATGCGGAACACGCGCAGCGTGCTCTGCGCGAGCTCGCGGGCGAGCATCTCCTCGACGCGCTCGATCTCACCGAGCTCCAGCAGCGGCACGGCCATGTTCTGCGTCATCACCGAGCCGGAGGTGCGTTCGACCCCGTAGGTGCGCGAGCGGGCCAGCCCTTCCTCGGCCAGCTGCACGGCCTCACGGTAGCGACCGAGCAGCGTGAGCAGGTCGGAGTAGTTCACCCGGTACTTCAGTTCGGCGGTCGATCCGCGGCCGAGGGTCCTGGCGAGCTCGTACTCTCGGGAGCCCTCCTCGATGCGGCCCTGGTGCGACAGCGACGCTCCCCGGACGTTCGCCGCGATCGACGCCTCGTCGTCCGACTCCGCACGTCGGGCGATCTCACCGGCCTCGACACCGAGCCGGAAGCTCAGATCGAGGTGACCGGCGATCATGTGCCGACTCGCGAGCGTGTTCAGTATCGTCGCCCGAAGGCGGTCGTCGTCGGCACGGTCGCCGAGCACGGCCAGCGACTCCTGCAGCAGCGGGATCGCCCCTGGACGGCCCAGATTCATCGTGTAGTACGCCTTGTCGCGCAGCAGACGCGCGTGCAGGCGCTGGTCGACGGTCATCGGGTCGAGCTCGCCCAGCGCCAGGTTCACGACCGAGAGCGCGCGCTCGCCGTCGCCCGCGTTGCGGAGGATCGAGCCGAGCATCAGCAGGAGCTCGAGGCGCTCGATGCCCGCGGCATCCGGAGCATCCGCCACCTGAGGCCACAGCTCCAAGACCAGTTCACCGAAGCGGGCGGCGCTCGCGAAGGCGTACCGGGCCTTCGCATGGCGCATCGCGTGCGCAGCGGCGATGAGCGCGCGACGGTCGTCCTGCGCGAGCTGCCAGTGATACGCCAGGGCCGCGGCGTCGCCGCTGTCGGTGCCCGCACACGCGGCCTCGAGCGTCTCGGCATAGGCGCGGTGCAGCCGGGCCCGCTCGCCCGGGAGCAGATCGTCGTGCACGGCCTCGCGCAGCAGCGCGTGCCGGAACCGGTAGTCGTCGTCGACGACCACGAGGATGCCGCTGCGCGTGGCTTCGCGCAGGGCGTCTTCCAGCCGCAGCTCGGGCAGATCGGCGAGGCGGACGACCAGCGGATGCGACAGGGGCCGCTCGGCGCCGGAGACGACCTGCACGACGTGCCGTGCGTCGTCGCCCAGGCGGTCGAACCGCGCGAGCAGCAGGTCGCGGAGACTGTCGGGCAGCGACCCCTTCGCGCATCCGGCGATCTCCTCGATGAAGAAGGGGACCCCTTCCGCGCGCTCCTGCATGCGCTCGAGGGCGGTCTCGCTGATCGCATGCCCGGTGATCTGCTCGGCGAGCAGGCGCGTGGCGTCTTCGTCGAGCCGGGTCAGGGGCAGCCGCTCGAGCAGGCGCGAACGCGTGGCCTCGCCGACGAAACGGCTCACGGCATCGCCGCGGCGCACGTCGTCGGTGCGGCAGGTGATCAGCAGCAGGATGCGCCCGCGGCTCAGGGCGCGCAGGAGGAAGGAGAGGATGGCGAGCGTGGACTCGTCGGCCCAGTGCAGGTCTTCCACGACGAGCACCTGCGGAGCGGCTTCCGCGGCCGCTTCGATGAGCGAGGCGATCGCGTCGCGAAGGCGCTCCGGACTCGTGCGCTCGCGATCGGTCGGACCCGACGCGAGCTCGGGGAGCAGCATGCCGAGTGCCTCGACGCCCACGCCGACCGCGTCGCGGACGCGCTCGACTCCCATGCGGGTCACGATAGAACGGAGGATGCCCGTGAGCGGGCCGTACGGCGTGCGAGAGGCGCCGAGGTCGAGGCACCAGCCGACGTGCACATCGGCGGTGCGGTCGATCTCGACCCCGAACTCGCGGAGCAGCCGTGACTTGCCGATGCCGGCCTCGCCCTCGACCAGGAGGGCGGCGGGGACGCCGTCGCGCGCGATGTCGAACAGACGGCGCACCTCGGCCAGGTCGGCGTCGCGGCCGACCATCACGACGCTCGGAGCGGACGAGGGCATGGGAACATCGTGCCACTCCCCGGGGACATCCGGGGTCGCGTCCGCTCCCGGCAGAGACGGTGCGCTGACGTCCACCGGAACGGTCACCGCGCTGTCGCGGTCGCCGTCTCGCATCCGACGCGGACGCAGTCCTCGACGGCGCGGGCCTTCGGGGCGCGGGCGCTCCCCGATCGGACGCTCGTGGCCGGCTGCGCCGCGCGCGGCGCCGCATCGGTCCGCCCGGCGACGATCCGGTGCAGCATCCGACGGATCGCGCCCGCCGGACGCGGCACGATCTGGTCGGCGTGCTCCTGCAGGAAGAGACGCCGCTCGGCGGCGCGTACGACCTGCTCCTGCTCGAAGGTGGTGACCTGGTGGCTGAGATACGGGTGCTCGAACATGATTTCTCCTCGGCGGTTCGCTGTATCCCTACACTCCGCTCTGAGGTGCACCGGCCGGATCGGGCGGATGCCCTATCTTTCGGATGCCGATGCCTAGGTGCGCGCACAGAAGAGGCCCGGATGCAGCAGGAAGCTGCAGCCGGGCCCCGATACCGCCGGGCGGTCAGGCCTCGACGTCACCGCGCCAGGCGCCGGTCTCGGCGCCTCGGCCCTCGATGAACTCCTTGAAGTTCTTCAGGTCCTTCTTCACCGCGTGCGAGCCCGCTCCCACCAGGGAGCCGAGCTTCTCGAGAAGCCCCTCGGGCTCCCAGTCGATCTGCACGGTCACGCGCGTGGACGTCTCGGTGAGCTTGTGGAACGTCACCGCTCCCGCGTGCTCGGTCTCGCCACCGGTGCTGGTCCACGCAACGCGCTCGTCGGGGTGCTGCTCGGTGATCTCGGCGTCGAACTCGCGCTCGATGCCACCCACCTTGACCTTCCAGTGGGTGTGGGTGTCGCCGGTCTGCGTGATCGACTCGACCTCGTCGAGGAACTTCGGGAAGCTCTCGAACTGGGTCCACTGGTTGTATGCGACGTCGACGGGAACGTCGACGTCGATGGTCTCGATGATCTGCACCATGTGATGCTCCTCACTGCTCGTCTCTCGTGTCCTGCCATTCAGCAGCACACGAGAAGGAAGGGCGATGGGGTTGACACTGCGGTGAGCGATCAGGCTGCCAGCCGCCCCACCGCTCGCGCGCGGATGAGCACCGCGGTCCCGTCGGAGTAGGCGACCGGAAGCTCCTCGACCGCCACCACCTCGATCGTCGCGGGGTCGGCACCGGCGAGCCTCGCCCGCTCGGTCGCCTCGGCGGCGGCATCCGCTCGCGAGGCACGACGGTCCGAAGGATCCGCGCGGTAGATCTTCTCGATCTGGCCCGCGACCTCGCCCAGCGCGGCACCGACCGCGTTCGCCGCGCCGAAGTGATCCGGGCGGATCAGGGTCGAGACCCCCTCGAGCTCGGCGGGCGCGATGATGCCTCCACCGCCGACGAGGATCACCGGCACCGGGGCGGCGTTCGGCTTCATGCGGTCGATCGAGTCCTCGAGGATCGCGCGCATCGCCGCCCAGGCCACCGAGCCGAGACCTGCCTCGACGTCCGGAGCGGTCAGCCCCTCGATCTCCGCGCCGCCGACGGCGAGCGCGATGTCGGTCGCGGTGAGAGTGGAGCCGCCGAAGGCGAGCCCCTCCTCCGGGAGACGGTAGCCGACGCTGTCAGGGCCGACTGTGACGCTGTTGCCGTCCGTGCGGACGATCGTGCCGCCGCCGAGTCCGACCGAGAGCACATCCGGCATCCGGAAGTTCGTGCGGATGCCGCCGATCTCCACCGCGTGCGCCGACTGACGAGGGAAGCCGTCGACGAGCACTCCGATGTCGGTCGTGGTGCCGCCGATGTCGACGACGAGCGCGTCCGTCGCCCCCGAGAGATGTGCCGCCCCGCGGATGGAATTCGTCGGCCCGCAGCCGATCGTCAGCACCGGGAACTCCAGCGCGTACTCGAGCTGCATGAGCGTGCCGTCGTTCTGGCCGAAGTACGGCGTCGCCGGGATGCCGCGCGCACGCAGCGCCGCCACGAAACCGCCGGCCATCCGGGTGAGCGTCTGCATGAGCGCCGCGTTGAGCACGGTCGCGTTCTCGCGCTCGAGGAGTCCGAGCGAGCCGATGCGCGCCGAACGCGAGACCGGCACTCGCAGTTCCTCCGCGACGATCTCGGCGACGCGCTCCTCCTGGCTCTCGTCGATGGGCGAGAACACCCCGACGACCGCCACGGCGTCGACCTCACCGCGCATGCGAGCGCACGCCTCGCGAACCGCCCGCTCGTCGAGCGGAGCCAACAGGCGGCCGTCGACCTCGAACCCGCCGGGCAGCAGGTACGCGTGGTCGCCGATCGCCTCTCGCAGGTCGGCGGGCCAGCCCTCGAGCGGCGGTACGGCGGTCGTCGCCGGGGCGCCGAGACGCAGGATGCCGACGCGACCGAGTCCGCGGCGCTCGACGATGGCGTTGGTGCAGTGCGTGGTGCCGAGCATCGCGTGCGCCACGAGGGCGGGGTCGACGCCGGATGCCGCCAGCACGGCGTCGATCGCGTCGGCGACCCCTTCGCCGGTGTCGCGGGTCGTCGGACGCTTGACCGAGGCCACGACGGCGAGGCGGTCGTCGAGGATCACGGCATCCGTGTTTGTTCCGCCGACGTCGATCCCGATCCGGTACCCGACCATCAGGCGGCCTTCCCTTCGGCGTCCCGCCCCTTGCCGGGGCGGAGGATGTCCTCGACCGGGATCCAGTCGACGTCATATCCGAAGTGCGCAGGCCCTGCGGTGAGGAGCCCCATCGGCGTGCGCCACTTCTCGTGGCACGGGATCGCGATCACCGCGACGCGGGCGCCGTAGCGCAGCGACTCGGTGGTGATGGGCATTCCGGTGGCGAGGTCCAGCACCGCGATGAGGTCGGGGGTGACCGCGGCGAGCGCACCGTCGCGACGCGCGAGCAGCATCTCGTTCTGGAAGTCGAGACGGAGCGCGCTGCCCCGGTCTGCTCCCACGCCGTCGAGCTCGGCGGCGCCGCGGGTGAACCCGCCGTCCACCGCGCGCTGCAGGTCGGCGACCTTGCCTTCGAAGAGGCGCACCGCGTCGAGATCAGCGCAGAGGGCGTCGATGCGCTCGTCGTCGCGGAGCTCGTCGCCCCCGGCATCCCGTCCGCGCAGGATGCGGCCGATGCGCTTCGCCAGGGTGAGCGTGCCGGGGATCGCGCACTCCCGCACGACGTCGCCTCCGTAGGCGTAGTCGATCATCGTCGCTCCTCCCCCCATCTCGACCGTCACAGCGCGGGCGATGCGCTCGGACCACGCGCCGTCGACAGGCCGGCTGACGACCTCGTTGCCGTGATGATCGACCATGACGGTGGCGCCGGGTCCGTATCCCGCGAGATGGAAGGTCACCATCTGCGCCTCGGGGAACGCCCGGCCCATCGCGTCGCCGTCGACGACGGGAAGACCGGCGAGCGCGGCCGTCGCGATGGGGATCATCGAGTTGCCGCCGCCGACCTCGATCGGCATCACCGCGGTGGGGCGGCGGCCGACGGCACGCTCGATCGCGGAGAGCGCCGCGAGCAGTTCCGACTCCGCCTGGATCCGCTCCACGCTCACCGACGGCGCGCCGATGCCGCCGATCGGAATCACGAAGTCGTCATCGGTGAGGTCGTCGACCGCGCGGAGGGCGACCGGTCCGTGCAGACGGATCAGGCGCTTCGCCATGAGCGACCCGACGTGCGGGTCTCCTCCGCCACCTGTGCCCAGCACCGCGGCGCCGAGGGCGATCTCGTCGATGTCCGCTTCGGTGATCTGCGCGCCCGTCATGCGCTCACCCCGCCGTCGAGGCGGGCGGGCTGTTCCTCGCTCGCGACCGGGGCGGATGCCGCGGCATCCGGCTCCACCTTCCGACGCAGCGGGACCAGCGCGAGGTAGACCAGGAAGCCGACGATCAGGCCGTCGAGAGCCGGGACCGCCGTCAACGTGAACCAGCCGAAACCCGGGCCGTGGCTCGGATCCGTCGTCGCCACCGCGACGAGGATGCCGACGAGCCACGCTGCGATCGACCAGACGTCGACCGTGGGGACGGCCGCGCCATGTGCCCAGCGAGGCCCCTTGCGGCCGGAGGCGAACGCTGCGACGTAGACACCCCCGAACGGCGCGATGACGATGCCGATCACGAGGATGAATTCGACGAAATAGTCCGCGGCACCGATCACGCCGACGGCTATGCCGATGATGCCGAGTACGACGGTGGCGGTACGGCGGTCGATTCGGGCGCTGATGGCCGCGAACGCGAGACCCGCCGAGTACAGGTTCGTCGTGTTCGTGGTCCACTGGGCGAGGATCAGCACGACCACAGCGACGGCGCCGAGGCCGAGCGCGAAGAAGATCGCCATGAGCTCGGTGCCGTCCATGATCCGCGCGAGCACGACCGAGACGACGATGATGATCGAGTTGCCGAAGAAGAAGCCGACGAACCCGGAGAGCATGGCGTGCTTCGGGGTCTTCGCCCAGCGCGCCATATCGGGGGCGGTGGCCACGCCGAGGATGAAGAGGCTCATCACCAGGGAGATCGCGCCGCCGAAGCTGTACAGGCTCTCGACCGGGGCGTCGAGAGCCGCCGTACCGTTCATGGAGAAGGCGACGACGATGCTCACGAGCAGAAGCAGGAGGAGCAGCGGAACGGCGAGCATGCTGAGCTTGTTGATCGAGCGGTAGCCCCAGAACGCCGTGACCGCCATCAGCACACCGCCGATTCCGGTGAAGATCGGCACGGGGATGTCCATGCCCGTGAACTCGGTGAAGGCAATCTGGGCATTCGTGCCGAAGAAGCCGGCCTGCACCGCGAACCAACCGAGCAGGCTGATCGACATCGCGAAGGCCAGGATGCCGCCTCCCACCTTGCCGAACACGGCGCGCGAGATCATCGCACTCGACAGCCCTGTCACAGCGCCGACGTATGACGTCGCGATCGCGATGAGTCCGAGGAGGAGCGAACCGGCGATCGTCGCCCAGATGGCCGGCCAGAACGCCATGCCGGAAGCGAGCGCGACGCCGAGGAAGGCGCCGGAGAGATCGATGCCGATGGCGATCCAGATGGTCGCGATCGAGAGCCAACCCTTGCGCTGGTCCTGGGGCACGACACCGTGCTCGTAGTCGTCAGTGGTCATTGTCTTTCCTTCGAGAGGGGCTCTGCGCGGCGCCCGGGACTTCGGGTTCCTTCGGGCGACGCGCAGAGCGGATCAGGGTCCTGCTTCTCACACCATCGGCCGGGCGTCGCCGGCTCCTGCTGGTTCCGGCCAGGAGCTCGTGGCTCCGGGGCGGCGGGCGAAAGTACGGCGACTGCTGCGCAAGCCCATCTCGACGATCGACTCGAGCATCCGCAAGGCCGTGACCGACGGATCGATGACAGGCACGTCGATTCCGTCCTGGGCGAGTCGAGCGGTTACAGCGGGGGCGTGGCCGCCGACGCCAGTCAGCCCGAGAACGATGACCTCGGCCCCGTCGAGCTCGACGGTTGCGCGGGCGCACCGCACCATCGATGCGAGGGCCGCCTCGGGATCGCGGCCGATCTCCGCGGTCGGGATGTCGAGCGAACGGGTCGATGTCAACTTCGGCGCTACGCCGAAACGTCGCGCGTGCTCGATCACCGGATCGCAGGTGCTCCTGGTGGCGGTGATCACTGCGAATCGGTGCCCGAGCGTGGCGGCCAGGTGCATCGACGCCTCTGCCGAGCCGAGGACGGGCACATCGACGACCTCCCGGGCCGCGTGCACGCCGGGATCGAGCATGTCGTCGACCAGAATCGCGTCGCATCGGTCGGCCTCCGCCTCCCGCGCCGCGCGCAGGACCCACGGAGTGACGAGCGCGTCGTCTCGCCGCGATTCGATGGACGCGACGCCGGCGGGCAGAGTCGCCGCGGACACCCGGGTGCCGGATGCGGCCGCTCCCGTGAGCAAGGCGAGAGTCGTGGCCTCGCGCTCGGTGCTGACGGTCGGATTGATCACACGCAGGTGCATCAGCTGTCACCCCTCTCGAAGCCGGCGACGCCGAACCGCATCTCCGGCCCGGGCCAGACGATGGGTGTCGGCGGGGGCGCTGGGTAGGAGACCGCACTGTGCGAGAGGCCGAGACGCACCAGCATCCGCGCGTGGTGGGCGGCAGCTTGCCGAGGGTCGATCACGGGAACGTCGAGGCCCACGTCCACCAGATGCTCGGACAGCCGGTCGATGAGATCGGAGAGGAGGGTGCAGCCGGCGATGATCGCCTCGGCCCCGTCCTCGCGGACGGCGATGGTGGCGACCTCAGCGAATCGCCGGAACGTCTTCTCGGGATCCTCGTGCAACTGCAGCGGGGAGATTCCGATGCCTCGGATCGACGCGCTGCGATGCTCGAGACGATTGCGCTCGACGATCTCACGGACGACGGGGATGTCCTCGTCTGCGGTCGTCAGAATCGTGAACCGGCCGGCGAGGCACAACGCGAGGTGCATCGAAGCCTCGGCCGGGCCGACCACCGGGATGCGGACGACCTCGCGCACGGTATCCAGGCCGGGGTCGTCCATGCAGTCGATGATCACGGCCTCGGCCCCGGCGCCCTCGGCGCGCATAGCGGCGTCGATGATTCCGGGAACGGAGAACTGATCATCCCATCGGCTCTCGATCGAGTCCGTCCCGGCCGCGAGTGACCGGTGATCGAAGACGACGCCTTCGACGACAGGGAAGAAGTCATCGCTGTCCTCCGGCAGCACCACCGGTGCGATGACCGTGATGCGCACGGGCTCATCGACGGGACGGAGGGAGGGGATCATGAGGTTCCTTCACGAGGTGTCGGGCGCCGCATCGTCACGGCACCGCGGGCTCAAGCGGAGATGACGGTGGACAGGTGTCGCCACGCCTGCTCGAAGCGCTGACGGTAGACCTCGGGCGTGTAGTGGGTCAGCTGCAGGAAGAGGCCGTCCATGATGACGAACACGAGGGCGATGAAGCCCTCCGCGTCGCCTGCGCCGAACCCTCCCGAGGCGACACCGGCTTCGTAGGTCTGACGAACAGCGGTGGCGAGTCCGGACTCCGCGTCCAGGAAGATCTCGCGCAGGTGCTGACCGCCTGGGCCGTACTCGGTCACCGCCGCGCGCAGACTGAACTCGGCGAGGTCAGGGCGGTCGCGGTAGTAGGCCTCGATGCCGCCGAGGATGTGCCGCAGGCGGGCCAGCGGTTCGAGCTCGCCGCTGCTGCGGGCCAGATCGTCGAAGAACGCCGTGTGCTCGATGGCGACCTCGGCGTACACCGTCTCGTACAGCTCCTCCTTGCTCGAGAAGTGCGCATAGAGAGAGGGCGTCTTGATCCCGACGGCTTCGGCGATCTCGCGCAGGCTCGTCTCGGCGTACCCCTGGCGCGCGAAGATCGTGCGGGCCTCGGAGAGGATCGTTGCTCGGGTCATCATCCACCTAACGACTATTAGTTAGGCAGAGAGTAGCCCCGTTTGCCGGACTTGCACAAGACCCGAGAGGCCGCGGCCCCACTGATCAGTGCGTCGGGGAGGGAATCGGCACCACTGCGTTGCGCGTCCGCGCCTCCTCGGCGAGCCAGACGATCCGGTGCGTCGCCAGGCTCTCCTGCGGCCCTGACAGCAGCCCCGACCGGTCGCCGGTGCGGACCGCGTCGAGGAACGCCTGGACGAGCGCGTCGTCGGCGCCGCCGTGTCCGTCCGCCGCGCTCGCGTTGCCCCGGGACTCGGGGACGACGTCGTACTTCTCGTCCCGAGCGAAGTCGTGCACCACCAGCGTGCGTCCATCGCCCTCGATGCTTCCGTCCGTTCCGAAGAGGCGGGTCTTGCGGAAGTCGAGCTCCGTGAAGGCGGTGACGGTGAAGGATGCCGTCACCCCGCCCTGATACTCGATGTTGACGACCTGGTGATCGACCACGTCGTTCTGGCCGTCGAAGACGCAGCGCCCGTACGGCCCTTCACGCAGAGCGCGGTCGACGCCCTCCGCGGAGACGTCTGTCGTGAGCACTGCGAGCGGCCAGCGCTCGAACGTCTCGTCGCCGAGGAAGCCGCGGTAGATCCGTGTCGCGGAGTACGCGCAGGTGTTCTGCAGCGGGCAGTCAAGGCAGCGGTCGGTGGCGCCGACCGGCTTGCTCTCCGGTCGGAAGTGCAGGAGGCTCCCGAAGGACGAGACGCGCTCGGCCGGGAGGCCGATGATGTAGGAGAGCCAGTCGATGTCGTGGCTGCTCTTGGTGAGCAACATCGGGCCGGATTCCGCCTCTCGCGCCCAGTTTCCGCGGACATACGAGTGAGCGAAGTGCCACCACCCGATCGGCTCCAGGTGCTCGACCGAGACCAGACGACCGATCACGCCGTCGTCCAGCAGGCGCTTGAGCGTGCGCGAGTAGCTCGAGTACCGCATGACGTGACACACCGCGAGCATCACACCCGCGGCTTCGGCGGCCTCGACGATCCGGGCGGACTCCTCCTCGGTCGGCGCGATCGGCTTCTCCAACAGCAGGTGATAGCCGGCGCGGGCGAGACCGATCGCGGGTTCGGCATGCAGACGATCGGGAGTGGACACGACCGCCGCGTCGGCGACTCGCTCGCCTCGCGCGACGATGTCCTCCCACGTCGCGAAGCACTCTATGCGCTGTCCGGCGAACTCGGCCAGGAAGGCGTCCCGTCGTGCGCTGTCGGGCTCGACGACCGCGGTGATGGCCGCGCCCTGTGCCACCGCGCGCCGCGCGTAGCCGGTCCCCCGCGATCCGGCCCCGATCACAGCGAGGCGGACGGGATTCGAGAGGATCATTTGAGGGCTCCTTGGACGAGGCCGGCGACGAACTTGCGCTGGAAGATGAAGTAGAGGATCACGATCGGAGCGATCACGATGATCGTTCCTGCCGCCAGGAGGGGGATGTTCTCGCCGTACTGCTGCACGAACGTCCCCAGACCGGACGGTGCCGTGCGCCGGGAGGGATCACGGATGAGGATGAGCGCGAGCAGGAACTGGTTCCACGCCCACATGAACGTCAGCAGCGCGTAGGTGATGATCGCGGGCTTCGCCCCCGGAACCAGGATCTGCACCAGGGTGCGGAACCGGCCGGCGCCGTCGAGTTGGGCGGCTTCGATCATCTCCGCCGGGACGGACTCGAAGTGCGTGCGCATCCAGAAGATCCCGAAGGGCATGAACGCGCCGGCCAGCGGGAGGATGACCGCCCAGTAGGTGTCGATCAGGCCCGTCGACCGCATGGCGAAGTAGAGCGGGATGACGATCGCCTCGTAGGGGAGCGTGAGTCCCGCCAGGAAGAACGCGAAGAGGAACCCCTTCGCCGGCATCCGCATCGTGCCCATCGCGTAGCCCGCGAGCGTCGCGCACACCACGGAGACGGGCACGACGACGAGGGCGATGATCGCGCTGGAGGCCAGCAGCGAGCCGAATCCGGCCATGCTCCAGGCGCTCGCGAAGTTGCCCCACTGCGGGTCGGTCGGCCAGGTGAGCGTCGGCGCGAGAGTGTCCGCCGGCTGCAGCGCAGCCGAGACGAGCGCGAGGAAAGGCACGATGACGCTGAGCACCGCGACCAGAAGGAACGCGATGGACAGGATGCGGGAGCCGGCGGATCTCATGCGCCTCGCCTTCCGATTCGGCCGATCACGGCGACGAAGACGAGGATGATCGCGCTCAGCACGGTGGCCAGCGCACATGCGAGCCCGACTTCGTTCGAGGTGAAGACGAGCTTGTAGATCAGCACGCCGGGGACGATGGTCTGGTAGCCGGGACCGCCGCCGGTCGTCACGTAGACGATGTCGAAGCTCGCGAGTGCCGAGATGAGGGTGACGGTGACGGCCACGACGATCTCCGCCCGCACCCCGGGAACCGTGACATGCCAGAACTGGCGCACCGGGCCGCAGCGGTCGAGGCGTGCGGCTTCGTAGAGCGAGGGATCGATCTTCTGGATGCCGGCGAGCAGGAGCATCATGCACAGCCCGGTCGTCACCCAGGTGCCGATCACGCCGACCGCGGGATACGCCCAGGTGAAGTCGCCGAGCCACGCCCTGGCCACATCCCCCAACCCGACCGCTCGCAGCATCTGATTGATGGGGCCGTCTGCCGCATACAGGTAGCGCCACACGACGCCGACGGCGACGAGAGGCAGGATCTGCGGAAGGAAGAGCACGGTCCGCACGAACCCCGATCCGCGGCGCGGACGCGCCGCGATCACCGCGGCGATGAGAAGCCCGAGGATGACCGGGAAGACCGTGTAGAACACGATGAAGCCGAGACCGTTGCGCAGCGCCACGACGAGCCGTTCGTCGGTGGCGACCTTGATGTAGTTCTCGAACCCGGCCCAGGTCGCGGC
This genomic interval from Microbacterium sp. LWH11-1.2 contains the following:
- a CDS encoding sugar ABC transporter permease, whose product is MTEPLTRTRGESGRVTGSSRRTRRGWSSLLYLVPAFVFYGTFTIAPWVQSVWLSFWEWDGIGAATWAGFENYIKVATDERLVVALRNGLGFIVFYTVFPVILGLLIAAVIAARPRRGSGFVRTVLFLPQILPLVAVGVVWRYLYAADGPINQMLRAVGLGDVARAWLGDFTWAYPAVGVIGTWVTTGLCMMLLLAGIQKIDPSLYEAARLDRCGPVRQFWHVTVPGVRAEIVVAVTVTLISALASFDIVYVTTGGGPGYQTIVPGVLIYKLVFTSNEVGLACALATVLSAIILVFVAVIGRIGRRGA